The DNA window CTGTGTAGATTAGCATGCAAAAGCAATGTGCAATACCCCAATACTTCCATTTTGAATTGCTGAATAGGCAATGTAATCTTTCAATGGACTAATGCAGAAACGTTGCATCTTTAATTCACATAAAAAGGATAAAAGGCAGTGAAAATGCAGTGACCAAACTGGGTTTTCTTGTCTTGGCCCTCTTGTTCATTACTTCATTTGATACGATGATAGTCAGATATCCATTTTTTACAAGACAGAGAATTGAAAGCATGCCATACGTTGGGAGAACGCATGTTCAATTGTCCCTATAGATGCATATAACTCTCGCCAATTTCTATCTTAGCTTACTACTGGGAAAAATGATAATAGGTAGAGAGGAAATAAGAAACTTGCCCCTTATTGTACAAGACATGCGGTATCATGTCTACACCAGTTCTAGGATCCACCATGCGAACAAAACATTCCTCCAATATAGTAAGAGCCACAGCTAATTTTGTATTGCATTCTGTCATATGCGCAATCTTCTTGGAAGAATGTAGCTTCCGCCCATCAGTGTTGCACTTCAATATGCTCCATGAAAGCTCGTTGTCAAGAAAATTCTCTATTCCAACGTGATTGTGTAATCCAATAAATATCTGTTACCAATAACAACACAAAAATGTTTAGTGAGGAAATATTGAATAGTAAGAAAACAACATTCAAAACCAGTTTCCAAGAAATATCTAAAACTAAAATCCGCATTTTCTAAGGTATGCGAAGGTAGAGTGAATTTGTAGTGACATGAAAGAAAAACTAGGTTTGATTCTTTGTGGCCATAGATCTGCACCtagagtttttcttttccaagcATTAGGAACAATATATGCAACACATGCTAAAATTCTACTGTTTAGTGGTTTGATTCTGGTGGAGCACATGAGGTAGATGAAACTATTGTGTATAACAAAGAATGCAGAGCCAGAACTGAACTAGGCTTAGTGACTAACTAAATAATCTTCCACTGCAGCAtcttataaataaaaaaacattaccTCTTTACAGTATCTCCCACAAAACCATATGTTGGATTGTTTATCCCCACAGGGGAGCATCTCCTGGTCAATGCAAGTATCATGGTCTGCCAGCAAAAAAACAAGAATGCATCAAACGAAGTTAAATACAAAAATTGAAAGATCAAATTCATCTGCTGTACATTATAAATAATGGCCAAAATTAAATGGCTACTAGAAGCTTAAGCACTCTCAAATAGGGTGCAGCTAAAGTGCTAGATGGGCTCTTGGATGCATAAGCCCTAATTATACATAGAAGATGGACTCTCTAAAGCAACTTCAGTGAAAATGAACATATAATACCAAAATACCCATCCAAATTACGGTAATTGAAAGTGTTTTAGTACCAGTCTTGTGGAATACACACTAACTAACTACCACAGCAGCACAGCCCAACAATCGCAGAAGAATGTAAAAGGACAAGACAAAACAGGAGGGATCATAATTATTACATGAATCTCCACACTGCAAACATTTCAAGATAGCCGAGAATGTTGAAACCTCCTTTTCACTAAGTGGATTCCCACAACTCCGGCATGTGCAGTTATGGCAGTACCAACTGCCTTCTGGAAGTTCCTGAAATGCAACAGGAAGGAAATAATTTATGAAACAGATCGGTTTAATTTTCTGGAACAAAGTGGTACAATGTGTACTCTAACTGAAACATGAAGGGGAGTTATTGAATATACAAACAATGACACAGTAGAGAAGCTAGATACCTGGTCAGACAAACAAGTTTGATGATATGTTGATGGGCAATTGTCGCAGCAAAGTAATTCACCACCATCTCCACAGAAACCACACGTATCATCATTTTCATCCATCGCCTCAACTTTTCTACCAGATGCATCACATTTCCTACTTAGAAATTCAGCAGACCAAGCTTCTACCTGGCATAGAGTGTACGATTTGCCAGACTGTAGAAAGAGGCCCAATGAGGACTTTGGTAAACTGCAACCGCCATGAACCTTGAAGTCTGATATAGAAAAGGTCTTGGTGCAACAATTGCACAGAATGCCTTCCCAGGTAACCTGCCCATCCTTAACAACTTCGTTGCTCTTCAGATTCCGGTACTGTATAACATCTTTTACGGTCAGAAAGCCAGTGGCAATCAACCAGCAGAGAACTGTTTTCCGTGCCAAACTTACTCTCTTCCCACCCAACAGATTTGATCCTCCTTTTCCGGACATTCGAGCAAGTAGCCTGCCACATTTCTTTGAGCTCTTAAACTTTGTAAACTTCTTTGCATCCAAAAAAATGGAGTCTGCAGCAAATTTGTGGCAGGAGCCAAGATCCCTATTTTTCACCATAGCTGTGATCAAAAGATCATCGTCATTGATACGTAACACACGGGGCCTTTTCTTGGCATACTTCTCCCAAGCTTGAGGTTTTCTTTTAGCAGCAACTGCCTTGCACGTCGGTGACTCCTGAGATAAATCAGTTTTCAGGACAGCAGCATTAGATTCGTAGGATAGGTTAACAGGAACAGAGTTGACCGTTGGAAGATTATGTACATCCTTGGGGAAAATTCCAATGGATGATTCCTTCAGCGACAGCAACTTCTTCTCTTCATTTCCTATGGGGATGAACTTGCTGGAACCTGATTCCGTTGGAGTAGAACCATTTTCTGGGAGTATGTTGAATCCTGCAGGTTGCTCAACAGTCTCCTCGCCCTGTAACATGCTGGTTTGCATGACTTCTGAAGGCAAGAGCACGTCGAGCTTGTTGCTTTGGTTGTTTGCATTTAGCTTTGCTAATTTGGATTCAGCTTTCAAGTGCCTTTTCGATGTGCCAACAGATGAACAGATACCATGTTCCTCAGAGCGCATATTGTTTTCTGCAAAAGACAATTCCACACTTGCTAGTTCGGTTTCTTGGTTTAACACAATTTCCACAGCAGGCTGCATAAAACTTTCAGAATGCAGTCCATCTAGTCCAGTTGAATCAATATCTGATATCCTTTTGGATTTCTTCTTAGTCTTTTTCACTGCGCTATTAATAAGTGTTGCTCCAGACCAAAGTTCCCTTTGTCCATTACTTTCAGAAATGGGATTTTCTGTTCTTTGACTTGTGTCACCTGCCGCGCAATACAGCTGGCTCTGTGTGCAGAGAGTACTCAGGTTAGTATCCCCGTTGTGGCCATCCTCCAAGTCATGGCAGCTCTGTAAAGCATGATTCCCGTTGCCACTCTCAGTTGCTAGTGTGCTACAATCAGAGTCCGTGATCACTGGAGTAGGTTGAATCATGCGAGTGGGCAACAAATCACTGGATTTCAGCATGCTCTTACTTTCTGAGGGGACATTCCTGCTGTCATTGAGAACATAGGTCGAACTATCAACAGCTCTAAGAGTTTTATGTTGTTGCAGAGCAGTAATTTTCCTACCAATGAACACAACAGCTATGAAAGGATCCAAAAGCtcccaccgatgaagaagagtGGGTGCATCTTGGCGGTTCACGAGCATCTTATCGACATAAGCCATTGTATCTGTGAGGTCCTTCCAAAATGTATCGATATCTGACCACTCCTTAGGACACTTTCCGCGTTGTGAACACGGGGTAGCTTCATACAATTTCTTGCCACAGAACTTCCAAGCCTGAGTTAGAGAGGTATGAACAACCTCCCTGTGTGGTGCAGTGAAATAGGATGCCATCTTAGCCCTGTCATTCCTTTTCCGTGGCTTGATGGTCCAGCCGGCATCCATGAAAAGGTGCTGAGCATGTACCTCCAGCTGATCAGGGAGTTCCCTGCTTAAATTCCTCTTGGAAGCAACAGCAGTAGTGCCGTAGTGTTGAGTGTTGTCAGCAGGGACATCAGCAGCATCATCAAGCGAACCAATACTTGCGCCTGGCGTACCAAAATTCTGACAGAGGTTGTCAAGTTGGACAAAGTGAGCAGAAGCAGTAGAGTCGCGGGACAGGTGAGGCAGAAGCGTAGTATCATAGACTGTGTTGCTGTAGAGTGAGAAGTGGTCTGGTCCTGTGACAGACAGATCTGGTGTAGTAGCTGAATATAGAGTATGGCTAGTGGTGTCAAGCATTTGGGGTTGATCATAGGTGAAGGACATATCAGTGGGGAAGTGGTTGTTATCTTGGAGCCACTGATTCAAGAAGGGATCGGAAAGAAGAGCGTCATTGTGGAAATCAGAGAAGTCTGCTAGTGCCTCCATATAGGAAGGCAAAGGATCTTCGACTccactgttgctgctgctggcaGCCAAGGCGGTGCACattccagcagcagcaggagggggaggaggaggaggtccagCGGAGTGTTGCGGCGGCGTTGGTTGCATCATGTCATGGAAGAGGTCAGCGTCGGTTACACTTAGAGAGCTGCCTCCGCCTTGCCAGTAAGCAACGAAGCCCTGCAATGCGGCGTCCAACTCGAGGCCTCCATTCCCATTCCCATTCCCATGTAGCACGGGGCCGTGAGAATGTTTGggatcgatggcggcggcgtcgacctcCACGGGCGCGGGTTGAGGCTGCAGCGCgtgcaggtggtggtggagtgAAGGCGCAGGCacaggcggaggcggaggcgcaggcgcagcagcagcagcagtggggAGCAGGGATGAAGTCTCGGCCACATGAAGAAGAGGTGGAGACGGAGAGAAGACGTCCCTGAAGACCTGGACCTCGGGTTGCGACCTGTCGAAGGAGGAGGCTGCGGCGGACTGGTGCATGGCGAGGAGATCCTCGCCGAAGAGGAACCTGAGGGCGTCCTCCTCCCTGAACCCTAGCTTGTGGGCGGCGGCCATCTGCGGTGGCAGGTAATTTAGCTGCAGATCCAGATGAGCAGATGagcaggcggcgacggagagatgcggatgcagatgcagatgcagtgGGATACTCACTCACCTGGATGAAATCGGGATTCCAGTTCCCCAATTGGCCGGGAGGGGATGGGATGGATGCAGCCGGCCGGCGGAACCCTTCCCTTGCAGCAAGCTTAGAGTGGAGGAGGGAGCCCCAGCCCCGGCGGTTGCGGCTGACGGCGAGCTCGGGGGGGTGGGGTGGCGGCGCCCGGCGCCCCGTCGGCGAGTAGAGAAACACTAGTAGTGAGCAGAGCAGAGCTCCCCCGCgccgcttctcttctcttctctcacaCCTCTTCTCTTCACTTGGACTTGGGGACAATTCCTCCCTGATTCGCTCACAGCTCACTCCTCTCTCactttactattttttaaaaataaatctatatcCTCCTAAAGAtaagcaaaagaagaagaaaattctaTATTCCTCAAAATGTGTGATTGGATGACGATATGaggtcaaattttgaatttcgcTTTTGCGCTCCAAACCTCCCAATTTGCCCTCATTttcagtactactactagttgtATAGCAGTACTACTTGCACATGAGCTGCTTATTGGGTTTGACCTGAGTTTAGGCCATCATCTGAAGTGGGGATCGCATTCACTCGATGGATTTATCGCAGCACATTTTCTTAAGTACATAAACTTTATACGGACAATAATGTCTTTCCAATGATTCGTAGTATTACGACATTTCCAAtctaatattttattatattttaagatggaacGAGTAATACTTCTGGTACTGTATAATATTACAGTAGTACTTTTCAAGTTAACTTTATATttagctttttaaaaaaagaaacttagCATTTGAGAAGTTATTTATGGttggaattttaaaattttgatataattttattcaaaatgtcaaatatttatgactaaaGGATGTAAGCAAAATGAGTGGATTTATACACAAGTGCAGTTACTCCATTTGGAATAGTAGCTAAGGCTATGTTCGCAAGCGTAGATTCCTAACCTCcactctctcgttttccacacgcatactttccaaactactaaatggtgtttGTTTTGCCAGAattttctataagaaagttcttttgtaaaaaaaatcgtATTAATCCATTTCTcagtttttttagctaatatttaattaatcatgtgcaaATAAgtaaccctgatttccgtgcaCGAGAGAGATGTTCCTAACCTCTcctctaaacacaacctaaggaACCAAATCACTCGTAtattggaataagtctattccGTCTCCCTTGTTTCTTGCATTGAATCATCTCCCTCAATTGTAAAACCGGGGTATAGTGTCTCCCCGTCTTCAAAAAACGGTACAAATACTTCTTCCGTGGGTTGGGAAGTGGTTTATGCTAACGTGGCAGGTTGAATAAATATGGTTGTCTCACTAAGTTAGCAAGTGAGACCTACGTGGGCGGCGGTGGACATCACAGCGATGGAATCCAAATATTCATCACGCGCCTCCATGCCTTGTTCGAGCGACTCGGACCAAGTTATCCCGACAACTAGTCACATGCGCACTACACAACACATCAATGTGGCTGCGCGGCAGAGACACATTCAACTCTGACTTCGACAAcatgagctcctcctccccttgcccACACTACCTTACTCCGTTGTGTCGGTGTCGTGGCCCCGTGCACCGCTCCTCAGCAGCCTTGTGGTCAAGCTGCTGCCACAACCGCAAAACATCGCCGCATTGGCTAGAGGAGGACCACAACGTCACCCACGGGCTAAAGCATCAGCGCGATCCCTCGCCCACCGCTCACGGTAACCCTGGTCTCCAGGGTTCACGTGGCCAGGAGTTGCGCCAGACGTCGTCGCTGCCACACACGACACCAAGGTGCATGTGGTGACAAAACATCCCCTTATTGCCCTCGCCTTCATCCTCCCCACCCCTCTCCcttgcctctcctctcctcctcgtcaaCCACGAATTGTTGTTGCCTTGCTCTACCACTGCTCGTAGTCGTCTGGCCCTCTCTTTGTCTCTCGTCGGTAAGATAGATGGAGAAGAAAAACGGGAAGAGAGTAAGGGGAGGGAAGTAGAGAGAATGACATGTTGaccctactattttttttcccaagagATTTGCATGTGAGTCTCCAACATGTGGGTCCCCCTGCTGACTCAACGAGTTAACCATGGTCAACCTTTCACGTCAGCAAAAACCAACCATAGAATGATTCGTTTTGCACCGAGCTTCAAAGATGGACGTTATAACCAAATTTTACGGTTGAGGGCTtgaaagagaggagggaggcaatATAGACTTATTTACTACTACTTAGTATGTCTGTTTGTCTCTGAAAGCTGTCTCTCAGATTTATGCAGGCCTTACGGCCAGTTTAGAGAAGGCCATGCCCAGCAATCCAAAGCATGCTGGCAGGCAGGCATGCCCACATATTAAAGCCTAAGATGATTCACGTTGGGCCGGATTGGACTTTCACTGGGTTAGGCCATTTATGGAATTCTCACCACATACTTCGCCACACAGTACTTCTCTAGAAGGAAAGAAGTCTATTCCATGTCCCCCAACTGTGATCCGAGTTTTATTAACATTCCTTAACCTCGTGGGTGGTTTTCTATGGTGATTTCGTGCTATATGGTGCTTACATGGCTCTTTGACTCAGTTTTTCAtaatatacatattttaaaaaagatagAAATAGACGTGACACACATGTAagccagagaaaaaaaactgaaaaaacagtgAGACCTATATATCAtcttccctctcctcttttctcttcctctccatgGAACCCATGTGTCGTGCTCGCCAAGGTAATTTGTTAGGGTCATCTAAGAGCATCTTCAACatactataaaaaaaaactctccaaTATAGCTAACTTTCCATCTGATTTGTCAAGTCAGACTCGTTACTTACTCCAACATACTTTCCATCTACACTCTATATTATAAGTCTATGATAGTGGGAGCCGTGTGTCAGCCTCAAATACCCCttattcttcctcctcttttctcccccttttcctCGAGCCATGCGAGGTAATGATAGCGACAAACAAAAGGCGACAATGGATTTGTACATGCGTGAGGTGACGACGGAGCCCTACCGCACCGGCCTCTTTACCGCCTCGTCTCCCAtctcgctggcgccgccgctccttcaCGCCGCCTCGTCTCCCTTCTCCCACCTCGATACCACTATCGCCACTCGTccattctcctctctctctctctctctctctctcacacacacacacacacacactcaagtAGCCATTTAAGTAAAGAGGCTTTTTGAGGTGCTCTAACTTTTGTGCGTCTGCTAGTCAACGGGTATGGAGGTGTTGGTAGCTGTCGACCGTCGTGACTGCGCCGCTGGAGGGAGGCATCGTCCGCGGGTACCTCCACGTAATTGGAATATTATGTATCTATaagttatttcctaataagtatagttaatgttaattatattttctctcgtaAAGACATCATCTCAATTGTTTCTAGttttggatgattcatcaaTGGTGAAAAATGTACCACACCATGCAAACCATATCATTCGGATAATTGATCAAGATAAAATATACTCCATAAtgctatatatctataaagttcatCCTTGCCAAGTGAAGTTAGTGATAATTATCTCTTATCTCAAGAAGTCATGTCatcttaattgtttttagcctttgaTGATTTATCAAGTATGCAAATTGCATATGTTCTCCCTAAAAACGCACCATACAACACAACCATTTATAACTTGTAGATAATTTATCAagatacaaaatatataaacacgTGAAAGCAAATCATAATCATATAataagtaaaacaaaaaaaattataattcaTATATACCATTTATAACCTTCAGATAATTTATCAAGgtgcaaaaatatataaacacatgaaaaaaattgtatagtacctaagaaaaaaattataattcaTATATAGTTCTCCTACAGCTAACATACGATGTATTAGTACCTAACTAGTTTGATAAGCGGATGTTAATTTGCTGGGCAATCGTGAGGTTTGGAGAAGTGAAAGAGCGAAGTCGTTTGTTTATCTGATTTGGAATTGTGTTGTACTAGTCGGTTAGTTAAGActtgagggggagagagagagagagagagggggggggggggggggggggggggggggaggcagGTCGGCAATTAGAACGTCAACGTCGAGGAATCGCTGGATTGCGCTGCGCGGTGTGCAGCAGTTAGGTAGCTAGTCATGCATGCGTGCCTTTTTTTAGTAATACTACTGGAGTCGTAGTAGCAGCAGGTTGATTCTCTGAATGTTCTAGTATACTCTTTCTTATCGTGTCGTGCTGCTTTCCAAAGCTACCCGTGCTCGCAAAAGTATCAGTaggaatgaatgaatgaatgaaaatAAGCAAGTTTGGGAGATTGATGCAAATGAAAACGTGACATCGTCTGATCATGCCTTCCATGCGTGATCTATCTATCTTATCTTGAAgtatacatatgtatagagaagaaagagataaaATTTGATCCAATCATGCATGCGTTTGGTGGAACGGAAGGGAAGGGAATGGAATGGAAGAAAAGGAGGACTAGTAAACCTTTTACTATTCCATGACCATTACTCCATGGTCTAGAACCAAGGGAGGGAGCGTGCGCTGTGGAAAAGGGGCCTCTTTGGTTCGAAAAAACCCCCCGACCCGATCGATTCTGCCGACGAAAATATGAAAAGTAGAAGTAGAGTTTGTTACCGGTGTGTGTGTGGCGTCACTCCATCGTTTTCCCCTGGGCGGGGTGGCCTGTTGTTATTAGCGTATAgtagtaataaataaataagaaaaggaGTACAAGTACAGTAATGGCTAGCAATCAATTAGATAGAGGCCCTTAGCTTCCTCCTTGATTATGTTTTGGAGTATTATTGGGGATGGATGGAGATCATGTCCACCGCCAAACAGAGTGTTGGAAggtgccgcgccgcgccgctctgCCCTGTTGATATGCTCTCCCACGCCGCCCATCCCTCTCCAATTCCTCCTGCTATTAGACCACAACATTCCAGCAGAAGCAGATGAGGGAATAGCACTAGAGTAGAGAGCAAGCAGAGAGGCAGCATGAAGGTGGGCGTGGAGATATTGGACGCGTCGGAGCTTGCGCCcaaggacggcgccggcgcctgcaACGCGTTCGTAGAGGTGGAGTTCGACGGGCAGAAGCAATACACCCCGACCAAGCCCGCCGATCGTTCCCCGCAATGGAACCACACCCTCGTGTTCGACGTCCGCGACCcctcccgcctcccctccctccccgtcgACGTCTCCGTCCACCACGATCGCAGCCTCACCGACCACCACGCCACCCGCCCCCACACCTTCCTCGGCCGCGTCCgcatctccgccgcctccctcgcccccTCCCCGCAGGACGCCCTCCTCCAGCGCTACCCGCTCGAGAAGCGCAGCCTCTTCTCCCGCGTCTCCGGCGACATCGCCCTCCGACTCTACCTCATCGCCAACGACTCCCCTgatcctcctcctgctcctgctgtccaccaccaccagcaccagcCTCCCCAGTCCGTCTCCGCCGAGCAACCCGACAGCAGGCCTCCTCCCGCCTTTCCCCATGGAgaggcgcaggcgcaggcgcagcCACCGCCCCCGGAGTCGGAGTCCAAGGGCAAGACCACCCACGACCACGAGCCTCCTCGTGTGTTCCGCTCCGTCCCCGCCCaagcccccgcccccgccgcctctcAACCCAGGCGTGCCACGCTCCACGCGgtggccgcgccgccaccgccgccaggcCAGACCGTGGTCATGCCGCGCCCTCCCGGCCCCGCCCCCGGGCCGCCCCCCTCGGCGTTCGGCCTGGTGGAGAccaagccgccgctgccggccaaGATGGGCCCAcgcgccgcggtggccgccgcggccaAGATCGCCTCCACCTACGACATGGTGGAGCCCATGTCGTACCTGTACGTGAGCGTGGTCAAGGCGCGCGACCTCCCCACCATGGACATCACCGGCGCGCTCGACCCCTACGTCGAGGTCAGGCTCGGCAACTTCAAGGGCGTCACCCGCCACCTCGAGAAGAACCCCAACCCGGTGTGGCGCCAGGTCTTCGCCTTCTCCCGCGATCACCTGCAGTCCAGCCAGCTTGAGGTGGTCGTCAAGGACAAGGACGTCCTCAAGGACGACTTCGTCGGCCGCGTCGTCTTCGACATGACCGACATCCCCAA is part of the Oryza glaberrima chromosome 4, OglaRS2, whole genome shotgun sequence genome and encodes:
- the LOC127769661 gene encoding increased DNA methylation 1-like; the protein is MAAAHKLGFREEDALRFLFGEDLLAMHQSAAASSFDRSQPEVQVFRDVFSPSPPLLHVAETSSLLPTAAAAAPAPPPPPVPAPSLHHHLHALQPQPAPVEVDAAAIDPKHSHGPVLHGNGNGNGGLELDAALQGFVAYWQGGGSSLSVTDADLFHDMMQPTPPQHSAGPPPPPPPAAAGMCTALAASSSNSGVEDPLPSYMEALADFSDFHNDALLSDPFLNQWLQDNNHFPTDMSFTYDQPQMLDTTSHTLYSATTPDLSVTGPDHFSLYSNTVYDTTLLPHLSRDSTASAHFVQLDNLCQNFGTPGASIGSLDDAADVPADNTQHYGTTAVASKRNLSRELPDQLEVHAQHLFMDAGWTIKPRKRNDRAKMASYFTAPHREVVHTSLTQAWKFCGKKLYEATPCSQRGKCPKEWSDIDTFWKDLTDTMAYVDKMLVNRQDAPTLLHRWELLDPFIAVVFIGRKITALQQHKTLRAVDSSTYVLNDSRNVPSESKSMLKSSDLLPTRMIQPTPVITDSDCSTLATESGNGNHALQSCHDLEDGHNGDTNLSTLCTQSQLYCAAGDTSQRTENPISESNGQRELWSGATLINSAVKKTKKKSKRISDIDSTGLDGLHSESFMQPAVEIVLNQETELASVELSFAENNMRSEEHGICSSVGTSKRHLKAESKLAKLNANNQSNKLDVLLPSEVMQTSMLQGEETVEQPAGFNILPENGSTPTESGSSKFIPIGNEEKKLLSLKESSIGIFPKDVHNLPTVNSVPVNLSYESNAAVLKTDLSQESPTCKAVAAKRKPQAWEKYAKKRPRVLRINDDDLLITAMVKNRDLGSCHKFAADSIFLDAKKFTKFKSSKKCGRLLARMSGKGGSNLLGGKRVSLARKTVLCWLIATGFLTVKDVIQYRNLKSNEVVKDGQVTWEGILCNCCTKTFSISDFKVHGGCSLPKSSLGLFLQSGKSYTLCQVEAWSAEFLSRKCDASGRKVEAMDENDDTCGFCGDGGELLCCDNCPSTYHQTCLSDQELPEGSWYCHNCTCRSCGNPLSEKEVSTFSAILKCLQCGDSYHDTCIDQEMLPCGDKQSNIWFCGRYCKEIFIGLHNHVGIENFLDNELSWSILKCNTDGRKLHSSKKIAHMTECNTKLAVALTILEECFVRMVDPRTGVDMIPHVLYNKGSNFARLDYQGFYTVILEKGDEILCVASIRVHGTKAAELPFVATSVDYRRQGMCRRLMDTIEMMLRSFHVETLVLSAIPELVNTWVSGFGFKPIEDNEKKQLRNVNLMLFPGTSLLTKRLDGITAAKSEEDKDAYNVSGLPNGKCLPSRKGNGHLELHDLDLLEAELNTEDATNASFRALKHECGPATWFNHAKLAVGEV